The Bacteroidales bacterium DNA window ATTCAGTAAGGTGATCTTTTGCGTACGTTCGGATGAGATGGATGAACAGTAAGACGAGCGCAACGATCAGCAGCACATACAGGATTGGTTTTGCAAAAGATTCCCGTATAATGCCCAGATGCGTGCGGAAAGCGGACAGTCCCAGGGTATTATACTGAGCTTGTGTGACCATTTTGCCATTCTCATCGAAAGGGGTAAGTAATACCTGGGCCGTGAAGAAGTGGCTGCCGTAACTGTGGCAATCCGTACAGCCGTTCGTACCGTAAGCTGCGTTGGCGGGCATCACATCATGGCTGTATTTATGTACGTTACCATAGGGTGAAGCTTCCCAGGGTTCCATATCCATTAGATAGGAATCGTTGCCGGACCGGTACACCCTGTTGTTCATGACCCAGACCACACGCTTGCCTTCCAAAGGATATTTAATGCTTTTCAGCATCTCTGAAACGGATGTGATCAGTGCATCAATTTCTTCGGGCCTGTTCACCTCAACCACACCATCCCCTGAATCATCCGTTATCCTGGACAATTCAGGATAGTTGTAAGCATCCTTGCGGTGGGCGTCCCACATTTTATATACATCGCTCATTCGGGGTTGCATAAGCCCCCCTTTACCTTCAATAAGGATGCCCGGCCAGGAAGAATGGACGCGGTTCATTGGATAAATTTTACCCTGATACCTGACCAGTTCCGGCTTGAAGGTGAAAGTCGGTTTATCCTCATAGCCCATCATTTCGAGGTCACCATAGTGGTTCCAGTAGTTCATATCAGGTCCGTAAAAGGTCCACAGGTATTTGCCCTTGCTTGGGATTTTTGTACCAGGGTTGAACACATCGCTCGCTACATAATGAGCCGATTTTACCGTACGTTCCGGAATATGGCAGGCCTGGCAGGCCATTTTGTCGAGATGGAGCGGAGGCAGCCAGCTGTGTTTTGCAATGGGCGCCCCAAGATACCCGGTGTTGTGGCAATCAGTGCATTCGCGCAGCGTATTGTCCAGGTCGTCCCGAACGTGCCCACCCGGATCGTCCCCCTTGCCAAACTGATGGACCTCCTTTCCTTTTATCCGCTCATCCTCGGCCATGCTGCCGGCGGGGTGGCAGTCAACGCATTTCATTCCCGCTCGCAGGTGCACATCCGTGCGATCCATGAAATTGGCACCGCGTTTCTTGTAACCCGGCTTTGCATGGCACCACAGGCACGTTTCGGTGCGCGGTTCTTTTACGATATGTGGTTCAACCGTTCCATTGGCATTGAACATCTCCTGGTGGTACGACACCGCTACCGGCTGACCGGCTGCCACCGAGCCTGTAACAATGCCAAAACCCGAACCAGCCAGTGCTGCATACCGGTAATTGAGGCTGGTGATCTGCCGGACACGTTCTGTGTTATCATATTCCGGCAAATGGCAGAGAAAACAGTCGGCTTCGATGACCCCGCTTTCCTCCCATCTGGCCTTGTAATAATCCCCGTCCAGGTCATTGGTGCCACCGGATTCGAACTTCTTTTCAGGGTTGATCATTGCCAGGTCATAGCGCAGGTTGTCTCGGTCATATTCCAGGGGACCGCCGCCCGGGTGGCACACGCCGCATAACATTACAAAATCGTACGAGGTCATGTCCAGGAAGGTGGTATGTTCATTGGTTTTGGCTGACAAATAATTGTAAAGCGGAGCAGGGGAGCACCATGAACCCCCGTAGTTGCCCGGCGAGGAGGCCCACTGCACCCTTTCTTTCAGCATTTCGGTGGGCTGCTCATCCTTTCCCTGCTGAAAATGGAAACCCTGCGTGATCAGGTCATAATCGTGGCATTTCCCGCAGGTCTGTTTCGGGGAGTAAGGCTTATCGGAGTTCTTTCCCGTCTTGGGATTGATCGTATCGCCTTCCTCCGTTAGCAAAAAGAATGGGGGGCAAACGCCTGAAAGGGATACGTCGGGTGCAGATATATGAAGCAGAAGTTGCTCAGGTTTTCCCGTATGAAACTGAACATAACTTGCCACAACCAGGCAAACGATGACGATTAAAGGAATACTAAAAACCCATGTCTTTTTCATTGCATCAGATTATGATTTACCAGTGTCAAAGTCATCTAAAATCTTCAAAGCCAATTGATACGTATTTTTAAGGTATAAAAGGATAGTGCTGGTGCAAGTAAGTTGACATTTTTTCCGACTATCAAATGGCTCCATAAAGCATTCCGGACAATGTGGCCATAAGGATCACAAGACCTGAATAGACAATGGTTTTTTGCGTTCCGATCACTCCACGGATGACCAGCATGTTGGGCAACGATAAGGAAGGTCCGGCCAGCAACAGAGCCAGCGCCGGCCCTTTGCCCATTCCTGCGCCGATCAGCCCCTGCACGATCGGAACTTCGGTCAGGGTGGCAAAATACATAAATGCTCCTACAATAGAGGCAAAGAAATTGGAAAGCCCCGAATTTCCTCCCACCAGCCATTGTACCCATTCATTGGGAATGATGCCAGCAATGGCCGTATCATCGTGGGTGGAGCCCAGCAGAAAACCGGCGGTAACGATCCCAATCCCAAGCAATGGCATGATCTGCTTGGCAAAGCCCCAGGCAGATAAGGCCCATTCCCTGTTTTCGTCATCTCTTTTATCAAACAGAGTCATGATGCTCAGGGCAATGATTCCCACTAACATGGGGACCAGGGGAACCAGTTTTGGATTCTCAATAAATGTGGAAGATAACCAGATGGAAAGGGCTGTGATAAAAACCGCTGAAATGACCCATTGCCATTTGATCCTGAGGATAGCGATCAGGGAATAGACCAGCATCAGGCTGAAGAATCCGGTGATATACCACTTATAGGCCCAGAGGTAATACCAGAAGCTGGATGCGTCATCACCGGAAGGTCTGCCCCAGTTGGCAAACACCAGGATGAGGACCAGGGTGAAAAAGTGGAAGGAAGTCTGCCACATCGGCCTTTTTTCAGGGGGAAGCGCAATGTTCATCTGCTCCTCCCTTTTTATTTTTTCCTCCTTATGATAGATCAGCGACATGATGATCCCGATGATGACACTGAATGAAACTGCCCCGATGACGCGGGCAAGACCCATATCAAAACCGAGAATTTTAGCGGTTAGAATGATTGCAAGTATGTTAATGGCCGGGCCGGAATACAAAAAAGCGATTGCTGGTCCCAAACCTGCACCCCGCTTATGGATACTTGAAAAAAGCGGTAAGATCGTGCAGGAGCAGACCGCCAATATTGTTCCGGAGAGTGATGCGACAGTGTAAGCAAGCCACTTTTTGGCATTGGCGCCAAAATAGCGCAGCACAGAACCCTGGCTGACAAAAACTGCAATGACTCCTGCAATAAAGAATGCGGGCAGCAGACAAAGGATGACATGCTCCCGGGCATACCATTTCACCAGGTCGAGCGTGGCATCTATGGCGGTATTGAACCGCACGCTTTCAAGGGGAAGAAAAAAAGCAA harbors:
- a CDS encoding multiheme c-type cytochrome, which codes for MKKTWVFSIPLIVIVCLVVASYVQFHTGKPEQLLLHISAPDVSLSGVCPPFFLLTEEGDTINPKTGKNSDKPYSPKQTCGKCHDYDLITQGFHFQQGKDEQPTEMLKERVQWASSPGNYGGSWCSPAPLYNYLSAKTNEHTTFLDMTSYDFVMLCGVCHPGGGPLEYDRDNLRYDLAMINPEKKFESGGTNDLDGDYYKARWEESGVIEADCFLCHLPEYDNTERVRQITSLNYRYAALAGSGFGIVTGSVAAGQPVAVSYHQEMFNANGTVEPHIVKEPRTETCLWCHAKPGYKKRGANFMDRTDVHLRAGMKCVDCHPAGSMAEDERIKGKEVHQFGKGDDPGGHVRDDLDNTLRECTDCHNTGYLGAPIAKHSWLPPLHLDKMACQACHIPERTVKSAHYVASDVFNPGTKIPSKGKYLWTFYGPDMNYWNHYGDLEMMGYEDKPTFTFKPELVRYQGKIYPMNRVHSSWPGILIEGKGGLMQPRMSDVYKMWDAHRKDAYNYPELSRITDDSGDGVVEVNRPEEIDALITSVSEMLKSIKYPLEGKRVVWVMNNRVYRSGNDSYLMDMEPWEASPYGNVHKYSHDVMPANAAYGTNGCTDCHSYGSHFFTAQVLLTPFDENGKMVTQAQYNTLGLSAFRTHLGIIRESFAKPILYVLLIVALVLLFIHLIRTYAKDHLTEFWMNITSLIMAVGLAMMFILIFLNKELSLYMLPERLQLDGNHFIVGLFIIALLVSLLLLRINRSEPPINYRVLLTRGLNGFCVVTLLMTLLSGFMMLVNLNWIFYSFFDLSLILVLIAIILMVMERMLSRKPTVSLHYLHQAP
- a CDS encoding permease, with the translated sequence MENRKELKILFWIAVIFGVAFFLPLESVRFNTAIDATLDLVKWYAREHVILCLLPAFFIAGVIAVFVSQGSVLRYFGANAKKWLAYTVASLSGTILAVCSCTILPLFSSIHKRGAGLGPAIAFLYSGPAINILAIILTAKILGFDMGLARVIGAVSFSVIIGIIMSLIYHKEEKIKREEQMNIALPPEKRPMWQTSFHFFTLVLILVFANWGRPSGDDASSFWYYLWAYKWYITGFFSLMLVYSLIAILRIKWQWVISAVFITALSIWLSSTFIENPKLVPLVPMLVGIIALSIMTLFDKRDDENREWALSAWGFAKQIMPLLGIGIVTAGFLLGSTHDDTAIAGIIPNEWVQWLVGGNSGLSNFFASIVGAFMYFATLTEVPIVQGLIGAGMGKGPALALLLAGPSLSLPNMLVIRGVIGTQKTIVYSGLVILMATLSGMLYGAI